One genomic segment of Cryptococcus neoformans var. neoformans JEC21 chromosome 8 sequence includes these proteins:
- a CDS encoding glycogen storage control protein, putative, producing MYHSMPDSHDLPAQSIASSSRQPSSILNRADQHASEAGPSRSASTDKGYHADVVNRPKGDHLGVPPSSAYARGPTSPTSELSPLSCSGMTPHLDICKYPTQQLLRLLAGLLQHIAGSNDQLRAELEAEEDDEMDEQHVDDNTANVDRRSRPHSRASGRSYVPSGTSSTAELFSEPASSTLTSPALTSRSSSAASSPTSYPLSQFPLFTASKSSLSHPSALLAFHARHIPSISIEAYLLRILKYCPATNEVFLGVLVYFDRMTKLGTPAGIGGESSKVGKKGKGFAIDSYNVHRLVIAGVTVASKFFSDVFYTNSRYAKVGGLPPTELNSLELQFLLLNDFRLRVSVEEMQRYGDRLLAYAEEAGEDIGTVGVERRRSDASEWGEFEGRHNERGFEGRTFRESSGGRDSRSTRPTVEEANSAFSSTPTRNPASAASANAPLPNPVSIKYASTQPPLPPNQSSTPVTVPTSPRIVQSKTQPREAQQPQTRAQTQPMKSHTFPVGSSVPSASAGSRTGTGGGVANAGNGADTVSGGIRDWVRGDDPIAVVGGRMTSPMRD from the exons ATGTACCATTCGATGCCCGACAGTCATGACCTTCCTGCGCAAAGCATCGCTTCGTCCAGCCGgcaaccttcttccattctcaATCGCGCGGATCAGCATGCCTCCGAAGCAGGGCCAAGCCGCAGTGCTTCCACGGACAAAGGCTATCATGCCGATGTTGTGAATCGTCCCAAAGGCGATCATCTCGGCGTGCCACCATCCTCCGCCTATGCACGTGGTCCTACCTCGCCCACCTCGGAGCTGTCTCCGTTAAGCTGTTCTGGTATGACGCCGCATCTAGACATATGCAAATACCCCACACAGCAACTTCTGCGGCTGCTTGCCGGATTATTACAACACATCGCAGGCTCCAATGATCAATTACGGGCAGAGCTTGAGgccgaggaggacgatgaaATGGATGAGCAACATGTGGATGATAATACGGCAAATGTGGACCGGAGATCACGTCCCCATTCTCGGGCATCAGGAAGATCTTATGTTCCTTCCGGCACATCGTCAACTGCCGAGCTCTTCTCCGAACCCGCTTCTTCGACTTTGACCTCACCTGCTCTCACATCTCGGTCGTCCTCCGCAGCATCCAGTCCCACATCGTACCCATTATCTCAATTCCCCCTCTTTACTGCATCCAAATCATCTTTATCGCACCCATCTGCCCTCTTGGCCTTTCATGCTAGGCATATTccctccatttccatcgAAGCATACTTGTTACGTATACTCAAGTATTGTCCGGCCACAAATGAAGTGTTCCTAGGTGTATTGGTGTATTTCGACAGAATGACGAAATTGGGAACACCGGCCGGTATTGGTGGCGAGAGCTCGAAGgttggaaagaagggaaagggttTCGCAATCGACAGCTACAACGTGCATAGGCTGGTCATTGCAGGAGTTACCGTCGCGAGCAAATTCTTTTCTG ATGTATTTTACACAAACTCAAGATACGCCAAAGTTGGAGGCTTACCCCCGACTGAACTCAATTCCCTGGAGCTTCAATTCTTATTACTTAATGACTTCAGATTACGCGTGTCTGTTGAGGAAATGCAGAGGTATGGCGACAGACTGTTAGCTTATGCCGAGGAAGCGGGGGAGGATATCGGAACAGTTGGAGTGGAGAGAAGGCGGAGTGATGCGAGTGAATGGGGAGAATTCGAGGGTAGGCATAATGAGCGAGGGTTTGAGGGACGGACATTTAGAGAGTCTTCTGGGGGAAGAGACTCAAGATCCACTCGCCCAACGGTGGAAGAGGCCAATTCTGCATTTTCTTCAACCCCAACGCGTAACCCGGCGTCTGCAGCCTCAGCAAACGCACCTCTGCCAAATCCGGTCTCCATCAAATACGCCAGTACTCaacctccccttccccctAATCAGTCTTCCACCCCCGTCACTGTTCCCACCTCGCCGCGAATAGTTCAATCTAAAACTCAGCCTCGTGAGGCACAGCAACCTCAAACGCGAGCCCAAACGCAACCTATGAAATCACATACCTTTCCTGTTGGCAGTAGCGTGCCATCAGCGAGCGCGGGCTCTCGCACAGGCACTGGAGGCGGTGTTGCTAACGCTGGTAATGGGGCTGACACCGTCTCAGGAGGCATACGAGATTGGGTGCGAGGAGATGATCCGATTGCAGTTGTTGGGGGTAGGATGACAAGCCCAATGAGGGATTAG
- a CDS encoding expressed protein — protein MPTNSTSPLSVSRPATTNPDVHVSSPTRPSFMSHRRGLQSSDSARDKDPMENLEGVHVRGHHQKRVSISSLADPVVNHSRRVSFSSEAIGDGQKSPIYQIPQRLGRGSLSISPETEVSDKNSIAKPRAKPRPLSFQGSPAASLLSPSSQSKFSITAAGKGLTISPSLARNPSSGFKSIWSASATLPDNTYSGWNSPVNSPKTVGSDSGTIGSAALVAKKRGLSIAIVKDNGGVIPVTPSLGSAGFKSQGTALEGAEMKMICASKNDREIVHATAASGLITGKLDSAKSSGSKKEIILCKFYHTTGLTCTSRPCRFVHALSSAKSPLPTDDISQYAMLSPTRPIDPTSGTFAFAQQQINQVPKQLKVDSGGIDQDDVEMGERVVLKDQNGQEVTGQVFLMSGGGKGAGGKGRNKYKTVPCKDFAEGHCPYGDYCSFLHDEKTRNVLPTDDKSSRTKDHKPSKAGHKDCLVPSIRVGPDVIHKSRSSGLSAFGTRFSQIAVQVDRSRETVAAPTPRRAVFPASSATLKAHTPPVPTSEPASVPMAVVTSAPPKSNAWSKGPPAPIKKIRSLKKVTIADMGHKRDLNVSLDAPLKTPTSAGPLAVPLSAMSLWTESDPATPFDPMTHRKRMLEIEEQAKKNGHSKVMPKSSLVNLAFDSSPAPSQVFTPSESFLPFMAPTYPWGMPMSPVSVGAYQDPSIPDIEGGLGVIWTPTGWAVQDVAMKHALRSTEMKQKFENAKGRKPMSYYRTRPCKFFAEGHCPHGEECTFLHIIPASSPEPLSSSDSDSADYKPKGQGNRRLKTLPCKFFNSAAGCINGDDCAFLHTRIVPESAPLVARPRPWRTKPCRHYQLGRCMLGDACHFAHVDDPTWIASGRKTGIMTPVKVENALEQLTAEKVEMTIKRIREMSKERKEDDEEDDEEDDIQIVTYSTLSPSTSSYGSSYAV, from the exons ATGCCGACAAACTCTACCTCCCCTCTGAGCGTTAGTAGACCGGCTACCACTAATCCTGATGTTCATGTCTCGTCTCCTACCCGTCCGTCTTTCATGTCTCACAGGCGCGGTCTCCAATCTTCGGATTCAGCCCGTGATAAAGATCCCATGGAGAATCTTGAGGGTGTCCATGTCCGTGGTCATCATCAGAAGAGGGTGAGTATTTCGTCCCTTGCGGACCCCGTTGTCAATCATTCCAGGAGGGTGAGCTTCTCCAGTGAGGCTATCGGTGATGGCCAAAAGTCACCAATCTATCAGATTCCCCAGCGTTTGGGCCGTGGctccctttccatctcgCCCGAAACTGAGGTGTCAGACAAGAATTCCATTGCCAAACCCAGGGCTAAACCCCGGCCCTTGTCTTTCCAGGGCTCTCCTGCCGCTAGCCTCTTGAGCCCCTCCTCACAGTCCAAGTTTTCCATTACAGCTGCAGGTAAGGGTTTGACAatttccccttctcttgcCCGAAATCCCTCCTCTGGTTTTAAGTCCATTTGGTCTGCGAGTGCCACATTGCCAGATAACACATATTCTGGTTGGAACTCTCCAGTTAACAGTCCGAAAACTGTTGGTTCTGACTCGGGCACAATTGGTAGTGCGGCGCTCGTCGCAAAGAAAAGGGGCTTGTCCATCGCAATTGTTAAGGATAATGGTGGAGTTATACCAGTCACTCCCAGCTTGGGAAGTGCTGGGTTCAAATCACAAGGGACTGCATTGGAGGGTGcggaaatgaagatgatctgTGCCTCGAAGAATGATAGGGAAATTGTTCATGCTACGGCAGCTTCTGGACTTATCACCGGCAAGCTGGATAGTGCAAAGAGTTCAGGctcaaagaaggaga TCATACTCTGCAAGTTTTACCACACCACAGGTCTTACGTGTACCTCTCGCCCTTGCCGCTTTGTTCACGCTCTGTCATCAGCCAAGTCCCCATTGCCCACTGATGACATCTCTCAATATGCTATGCTTTCCCCCACTCGCCCCATTGATCCGACTAGTGGTACTTTTGCTTTTGCCCAGCAGCAGATCAATCAGGTACCCAAACAGCTGAAAGTGGATAGCGGTGGAATTGATCAGGACGACGTTGAGATGGGCGAAAGAGTGGTATTAAAGGATCAAAACGGTCAGGAGGTGACTGGTCAGGTGTTCTTGATGTCTGGAGGAGGCAAGGGGGCTGGCGGTAAAGGCAGGAACAAGTACAAGA CGGTTCCTTGTAAGGACTTTGCCGAAGGCCATTGCCCATATGGCGATTAttgctctttccttca CGACGAAAAGACGCGGAACGTACTGCCTACCGACGATAAATCCTCCCGTACTAAGGATCATAAGCCCAGCAAGGCTGGTCACAAAGATTGTCTTGTCCCTTCTATCAGAGTTGGCCCTGATGTCATTCACAAATCTCGATCGAGTGGACTTTCAGCTTTTGGAACCCGTTTTTCCCAGATCGCAGTACAGGTTGACCGCTCCAGGGAGACCGTTGCGGCTCCCACCCCAAGGCGCGCAGTGTTTCCTGCTAGTTCCGCCACCCTCAAAGCGCATACGCCTCCTGTGCCTACTAGTGAGCCAGCGTCTGTTCCCATGGCTGTCGTTACTTCAGCGCCCCCCAAGTCAAACGCTTGGTCTAAAGGTCCTCCTGCTCCCATCAAGAAGATTAGAAGCCTCAAGAAAGTCACCATCGCTGATATGGGCCATAAGCGTGATCTCAATGTCAGTTTAGATGCGCCTCTCAAAACCCCTACCTCTGCTGGGCCTCTTGCCGTACCCCTGTCAGCCATGTCTCTTTGGACTGAATCGGATCCTGCTACGCCTTTCGATCCCATGACACACAGAAAGAGGATGttggagattgaagagcaggccaagaagaacgGGCATAGTAAGGTCATGCCCAAGTCAAGCCTTGTAAACCTTGCGTTTGACTCTTCCCCTGCTCCGAGTCAAGTCTTTACCCCTTCCGAGTCATTCCTCCCCTTCATGGCTCCCACTTACCCTTGGGGGATGCCCATGTCTCCCGTTTCAGTCGGAGCTTACCAGGATCCTTCGATTCCTGACATTGAAGGAGGTTTGGGCGTTATTTGGACACCGACCGGCTGGGCTGTTCAGGACGTTGCTATGAAGCACGCATTGAGGAGTACCGAGATGAAGCAGAAGTTTGAAAATGCGAAGGGGAGAAAACCTATGAGTTATTACAGAA CTCGTCCTTGCAAGTTCTTTGCTGAAGGACACTGTCCTCACGGTGAGGAATGCACCTTTCTTCATATTATTCCAGCTTCGTCTCCCGAGCCGCTTTCGTCATCCGACAGCGATTCAGCCGACTACAAGCCCAAAGGGCAAGGCAACAGGCGGCTCAAGACCTTGCCATGCAAATTCTTCAACTCGGCGGCAGGGTGCATCAATGGCGATGACTGTGCATTCCTCCACACTCGAATTGTCCCAGAGTCGGCTCCACTTGTAGCGAGACCTAGACCTTGGAGAACGAAACCTTGCAGGCATTATCAGCTTGGAAGGTGTATGCTGGGTGATGCCTGCCACTTCGCCCATGTGGACGATCCTACTTGGATAGCGTCGGGCCGGAAAACTGGAATTATGACACCTGTCAAGGTTGAAAATGCACTGGAACAATTAACAGCTGAGAAAGTTGAGATGACTATCAAGCGGATTAGGGAAATGAGtaaagaaaggaaggaggatgacgaagaggatgatgaggaagacgatATACAAATT GTAACATACAGCACATTGAGCCCCTCGACCTCCAGTTATGGTTCCTCGTACGCTGTGTGA
- a CDS encoding expressed protein yields the protein MLAAFALAVLPLLSSVIAIDGCTRNATVQSGDTCDSISRQYGVSTYQLALVNDATIDENCDNLTPDETVCLGIEGQDCTKVYTVVANDTCAWVQEMYGISNETLYANNPQIDADCENIYVGEVLCVDTDAFSYPSYNESLYNALAWTYLPYCDE from the exons ATGCTCGCTGCTTTTGCCCTTGCCGTTTTACCTCTGCTCTCAT CCGTCATTGCTATTGATGGATGCACCCGAAATGCCACTGTGCAGTCTGGTGACACTTGTGACTCCATTT CTCGTCAATACGGCGTTTCCACCTATCAGCTTGCTCTTGTGAATGATGCCACTATCGATGAGAACTGCGACAACTTAACTCCCGACGAAACTGTTTGCCTCGGTATTGAAGGGCAAGACTGCACGAAGGTCTACACCGTTGTTGCCAACGA TACCTGCGCATGGGTACAGGAGATGTACGGTATCAGCAACGAAACCCTCTACGCCAACAATCCCCAGATCGACGCCGATTGCGAGAACATCTACGTCGGCGAGGTCCTCTGTGTTGACACTGACGCTTTTTCTTACCCCTCTTACAATGAGTCTCTTTACAAC GCCCTCGCTTGGACCTACCTTCCTTACTGCGATGAGTAA
- a CDS encoding expressed protein translates to MSQRQGRRSMGPTSLPQQTSQERREQGFVEQQKFDDFRRRHREQNKDIILDNVERKKIIKTLQDEISILQNELLDVRRRNMALESRVKKMERENSRLGGVDVLKALDHLLAAAPALYNLRQSLSSLPIPLHSTSYKQPSNTRPTLTFVGNPTATRPAANGKQRQDLGAVVESEEGDWVDDRRVTSRSRGRGRQTDVGSVAASRSPRPKTPVSPARSSISPSPKKIISTRKVPAKRRRESGLLSTRPRSCSPEVVSEQEPAIPVQQEPQVMDEEPVGGTKVDEEPLGETSEWEEGPVVEMKPDEALALVQEEEQVDFSRKEKEATIEPGAEIVKVNETESESDPSRPSDLTITDNAEPEGTGRGRRARASVVSYKEPSLVKKMRKPDGIQTQDVIKTLTRKSISPRRVKSSLSPKRTKKDAYNTSPSPPMPLIPEGSLSSRSASTRTANLSASSQSMRRKSTLPKANSRSRGKQEEFGKMARAEDKGGEDLEEYEDVHDEGEELDLKFGRSLQIGTGSGFRKPSSSSTSSHHSAMRSNAPKTLPTASVPAITLISAPLPANKGESLSAALNVDPRLVISTGSGMTTSSRRQSSARGFRPTSTTRPRDVLTEVRPSNIETKPALEQDLKKDAGEVARGTRAVGVLQ, encoded by the exons ATGTCCCAGAGGCAAGGCAGGAGGTCTATGGGCCCAACCTCCCTGCCACAACAAACATCGCAAGAGAGGCGGGAGCAAGGGTTCGTCGAGCAGCAAAAGTTTGACGATT TCCGCAGAAGGCATAGAGAACAAAATAAAGATATCATCCT TGATAATGTGGAGCGCAAAAAGATTATCAAGACACTTCAGGATGAAATATCCATCCTTCAAAATGAGCTGTTAGAtgtgagaagaagaaatatgGCTCTGGAGTCGAGAGtgaaaaagatggaaagagaaaactcGAGACTAGGTGGTGTA GATGTACTGAAAGCTTTAGATCATCTCTTGGCAGCTGCTCCCGCCCTCTATAACTTACGTCAATCACTCTCCTCCTTACCGATTCCGCTACATTCAACGTCCTACAAACAACCATCCAACACACGTCCGACCTTGACATTCGTCGGGAACCCCACTGCCACCCGGCCAGCTGCAAATGGGAAACAAAGACAAGATCTTGGAGCGGTAGtggaaagtgaagaaggagactGGGTGGATGATAGGCGGGTGACCTCGAGATCAAGAGGGCGAGG ACGACAAACGGATGTCGGGTCAGTTGCTGCTTCCAGATCACCAAGACCGAAGACCCCAGTATCCCCAGCTCGATCTTCCATATCCCCTAGCCCTAAAAAGATTATCAGCACACGAAAAGTACCAGCAAAACGAAGACGGGAAAGTGGATTGTTATCAACTCGACCGCGGTCCTGTTCGCCCGAGGTAGTTAGTGAACAAGAGCCGGCGATTCCAGTACAACAAGAGCCACAggtgatggatgaagaaccTGTAGGGGGAACCaaagtggatgaagaaCCTCTAGGGGAAACCAGtgaatgggaggaagggccTGTAGTCGAGATGAAACCCGACGAAGCTTTGGCTCTtgttcaagaagaagagcaggtCGACTTTAGccggaaagagaaagaagcaaCTATAGAACCAGGGGCGGAGATCGTGAAAGTGAATGAAACTGAGT CCGAGTCCGATCCAAGTCGACCATCGGACCTTACGATTACAGACAATGCTGAACCAGAAGGAACTGGGCGAGGTCGTCGGGCACGTGCCAGTGTCGTTAGCTATAAAGAGCCTAGTCTTGTCAA GAAAATGCGAAAACCTGATGGGATCCAAACTCAAGATGTCATTAAAACCTTGACTCGAAAATCCATCTCCCCCAGAAGAGTCAAGAGTTCATTATCTCCCAAGAGAACGAAGAAAGATGCTTATAACACatcgccttctcctcccatGCCCCTCATACCAGAGGGGTCTCTCAGCTCCCGATCTGCATCTACTAGAACTGCCAATCTGTCCGCAAGCAGCCAAAGTATGCGACGAAAAAGCACTCTGCCCAAAGCCAACAGCAGGAGTAGAGGCAAGCAAGAAGAATTTGGAAAGATGGCTAGGGCGGAAGATAAGGGTGGCGAAGATTTGGAAGAATACGAGGACGTTCACgatgaaggggaggaaCTAGACCTAAAGTTTGGACGAAGTTTGCAGATTGGCACCGGCAGTGGGTTCCGAAAgccatcatcgtcctcaacatcatctcACCATTCTGCGATGCGTAGCAACGCCCCGAAAACCCTTCCAACGGCATCTGTCCCCGCCATTACATTAATTTCAGCGCCCCTTCCTGCAAATAAAGGTGAATCTTTATCGGCGGCTCTGAATGTCGATCCCCGTCTGGTCATATCGACAGGTTCAGGAATGACAACTTCGTCCAGGCGTCAATCCAGCGCAAGGGGTTTCAGGCCCACAAGCACAACGCGACCACGAGATGTTCTGACCGAGGTGCGACCGTCGAATATAGAGACTAAACCAGCGCTGGAACAggacttgaagaaggatgcaGGCGAAGTGGCAAGAGGAACGAGGGCCGTTGGAGTCTTGCAGTAA
- a CDS encoding expressed protein, giving the protein MDDDYGTGVPDARAPSGSHSYHCSHNRSYSEAPHDVAHSSATSSFASDQPLTAVLGHHPHHPPHSCSPVHIRHHAISTARVPHSRVSSAGHYGTHADEIAYAMLAVVIGRASASDLRTVIGKKRTRCGMIVQNERRPNIQTRRSSSVASVKRPHGSPTSQTSFKLLTLDPRTLPTLPIPLPPVDHILDPPKDGDFFSSFIPPEKSGWYDSIPRSSSAPSVPFLALERRGSNASLTSAMSVDTHLVAQKTFLNASQPHDHDAPRIIRYNPLEPLISSPETATFDHRAATPQTHQAMLDVRQSEPHGRYNTFELMAHDSAGVTSYLDPDLSATFRKRMAESSSSRNNDGDARVMGPDTMGVSSDNAWVGESRSGKEVFSESEWTFEEPILKAMGDAVRGKIEMIKEIDHYHVAEYGCHKETPNPIIAEVIESLCLRSTSKSPKVFSVTHQANPDFDTRALQYNLASQASSYRKIGKLPLAPSPLILTSFSFAGFTENALPADTVDFALCAGELSKLQGEISPRPFSAFASQADEKEKQAIKDLVDWLEAKSREVKKGGILVCWMVIRTRQPPESTSSCDSLPHPPKASPYRAPASFPNSPNINLFTPHPHAPLTEIHPSILPHQNHHLTPSTQSTLPTRYRTDIFQLISQALSPAIQSLVTLGEIRTHVAPALVDIPYWPRTLASVQAALGQAEDWEVIIDRDEVNEDETGDNLEHMLDDMDVDSSSPISKDSEGFDVDKPLKASSRAKTAAESHYPPEEVREWAQAGVRIHRLMHPAWKAFHQGRIDRQAYARRIATYCHSVYGPHLKKVLREKGRMDISQCENTVQEMFKILAEKCELGALSALAIDIGVIVLRRK; this is encoded by the exons ATGGACGACGACTACGGGACTGGTGTTCCCGATGCACGGGCACCTTCTGGCTCGCATTCATACCACTGCTCCCACAACAGATCATACTCCGAGGCGCCCCACGACGTCGCCCACTCTTCGGCGACCTCGTCATTTGCAAGCGACCAACCTCTCACCGCCGTCCTCGGACATCAccctcaccatcctccccaTTCTTGTTCCCCCGTTCACATAAGACACCATGCCATCTCAACAGCCCGCGTGCCTCACAGCAGAGTGTCCTCTGCCGGGCACTATGGCACACATGCAGACGAGATCGCCTATGCCATGTTGGCAGTCGTCATCGGTAGAGCAAGTGCCAGTGACCTCAGAACTGTAATCGGCAAAAAGAGAACAAGGTGTGGTATGATTGTGCAGAACGAGCGGCGGCCTAATATACAAACAAGGAGAAGTAGCAGCGTGGCGTCCGTGAAACGTCCACATGGCAGTCCAACCTCGCAAACATCGTTTAAACTGTTAACGCTCGACCCTCGAACTTTGCCAACACTTCCTATCCCACTTCCACCTGTTGATCATATCCTTGATCCTccaaaagatggagatttcttctcttcttttatTCCTCCAGAAAAAAGCGGATGGTATGACAGCATTCCTAGAAGCTCCAGTGCTCCGAGCGTACCTTTTCTGGCTCTGGAAAGACGGGGGAGCAATGCGTCCCTCACCAGTGCGATGTCTGTTGACACCCATTTGGTCGCGCAGAAAACCTTTCTTAATGCTAGCCAGCCTCACGACCATGATGCGCCACGCATCATACGATATAATCCACTCGAGCCATTAATCTCCTCTCCCGAGACCGCTACTTTCGACCATCGCGCAGCTACGCCTCAAACGCATCAAGCAATGCTGGATGTTCGCCAATCTGAACCTCATGGGCGGTACAATACTTTTGAGCTCATGGCTCATGATTCAGCAGGCGTAACATCCTACCTAGATCCCGATTTATCGGCGACCTTTCGTAAGCGCATGGCCGAATCGAGCTCGTCAAGAAATAATGACGGAGATGCACGAGTGATGGGGCCGGATACAATGGGAGTTTCGTCAGATAATGCTTGGGTCGGTGAAAGCAGAAGTGGAAAAGAGGTATTTTCAGAGTCGGAATGGACGTTTGAAGAGCCAATCTTGAAGGCCATGGGAGATGCGGTGCGGGGTAAGATCGAAATGATAAAGGAAATTGATCATTACCATGTAGCAGA ATATGGGTGTCACAAAGAGACCCCAAACCCAATAATTGCCGAAGTTATCGAatctctttgccttcgctcaACTAGCAAATCGCCCAAAGTATTTTCCGTCACTCACCAAGCCAATCCTGATTTCGACACTCGCGCCCTTCAATATAATCTGGCATCCCAAGCCTCTTCATACCGCAAGATTGGCAAGCTGCCATTAGCCCCTTCCCCCCTTATACTCACATCATTCTCCTTTGCAGGATTTACGGAGAATGCCTTACCTGCTGACACAGTCGACTTTGCTCTCTGCGCTGGAGAATTAAGCAAGCTACAAGGGGAAATATCACCAAGGCCTTTCTCCGCGTTCGCCAGCCAAGcagatgaaaaggagaagcagGCAATAAAGGATTTGGTAGACTGGTTAGAAGCGAAATCAAGAGAAGTGAAAAAGGGAGGCATCTTGGTGTGCTGGATGGTAATCAGGACCCGACAGCCCCCTGAAAGTACATCTTCTTGTGATTCTCTACCGCATCCCCCAAAAGCGTCGCCTTACCGTGCCCCGGCCTCTTTCCCCAACTCTCCAAATATCAACCTATTTACCCCCCATCCTCACGCTCCTCTCACAGAGATTCATCCGTCCATCTTGCCACATCAGAACCACCACCTTACTCCCTCTACACAATCCACACTGCCGACAAGATACCGCACTGACATATTCCAACTCATCAGTCAAGCTCTCAGCCCTGCGATTCAGAGCTTGGTGACATTGGGCGAGATCAGAACGCACGTCGCACCAGCGCTGGTTGATATACCTTACTGGCCCAGGACATTGGCTAGTGTGCAGGCCGCTCTGGGCCAGGCAGAGGATTGGGAAGTCATCATTGACCGGGATGAAGTGAATGAAGACGAAACGGGGGATAATTTGGAACATATGTTGGATGACATGGATGTCGACAGTTCTTCTCCAATTTCCAAGGACTCGGAGGGCTTTGACGTTGATAAGCCACTCAAGGCGTCTAGCAGAGCAAAGACAGCAGCTGAGAGTCACTATCCCCCTGAAGAGGTTCGAGAATGGGCACAAGCAGGTGTCAGGATTCACAGACTGATGCACCCAGCTTGGAAGGCTTTTCACCAGGGGAGGATTGACCGGCAGGCTTATGCCAGGCGAATTGCGACGTACTGTCACTCCG TGTATGGACCGCATCTAAAAAAGGTATTGAGGGAAAAGGGACGAATGGACATTAGTCAGTGCGAGAATACTGTACAAGAGATG TTTAAGATACTCGCTGAAAAGTGCGAACTTGGCGCGCTTAGTGCACTTGCGATAGACATCGGCGTGATAGTCCTTCGCCGTAAATAA
- a CDS encoding small monomeric GTPase, putative, with protein MADQGYMSSGSGSGRASGGEGSDRNSIVLKVGMVGDSQIGKTSLMVKYVEGSFDEDYIQTLGVNFMEKAISIRNTEITFSIWDLGGQREFVSMLPLVSNDAVAILFMFDLTRKSTLNSVKEWYRQARGFNKTAIPVLIGTKYDQFASFPRAEQEEITRQAKRFSKAMHAPLIFCSTSHSINVQKIFKIVLAKAFDLKCVIPEIDAVGEPILLYVDV; from the exons ATGGCCGATCAAGGATACATGTCGTCTGGTTCTGGCAGTGGCCGTGCTTCTGGTGGAGAGGGGAGTGACAGAAACTC AATTGTCCTCAAAGTAGGCATGGTTGGTGATTCGCAAATTGGCAAGACATCATTAATGGTCAAATACGTCGAAGGCAGCTTTGA CGAGGATTATATACAAACACTGGGTGTCAACTTTATGGAAAAGGCCATCAGCATACGAAATACAGAGATCACCTTCTCA ATATGGGATTTGGGTGGTCAAAGGGAATTCGTGTCAATGCTCCCCCTTGTGTCCAATGATGCGGTGGCCATTCTATTCATGTTTGATCTTACACGGAAATCAACCCTCAATAGCGTCAAAGAGTGGTATCGACAAGCACGTGGATTTAACAAGACAGCTATACCAGTGTTAATCGGAACAAAATACGATCAGTTTGCGTCTTTCCCAAGAGCAGAGCAAGAGGAAATTACCAGACAGGCGAAGAGGTTCTCAAAGGCTATGCACGCTCCACTC ATTTTTTGTTCCACTTCACACTCTATTAATGTCCAGAAGATCTTCAAAATTGTTTTAGCAAAGGCTTTCGATCTTAAG TGTGTTATTCCCGAAATTGACGCCGTTGGTGAACCTATTTTACTCTATGTCGATGTTTAG